A stretch of Cellulosilyticum sp. I15G10I2 DNA encodes these proteins:
- the thrB gene encoding homoserine kinase: MIKVKVPATTANMGPGFDSIGMALSMYNIVYAEEIEQGFEIVIQQGSTQIPTDETNLIYTTIKHFYNNIRKPMPGVRIIQQDSIPHTRGLGSSAACIVAGLHIGNALSQSFFSKEELVQMAAQIEGHPDNTTPALLGGMTIGAMNANDMKYVKINVAENIHFAVMIPDFILSTELARSVLPKEVPLEDAVFNSSRAALLAASMITGDIDNLSLAMEDRLHEPYRAKLIPNMFEIINQAKCYGAKGAFLSGAGPTLIAVIKNVVAFRKEIAEYLNSLDDDWQVQMLQVDNEGAKVWINEELKY, encoded by the coding sequence ATGATTAAAGTAAAAGTACCAGCTACAACAGCAAATATGGGACCAGGTTTTGATAGCATAGGCATGGCACTTAGTATGTATAATATTGTCTATGCAGAGGAAATTGAACAAGGCTTTGAAATTGTTATTCAGCAAGGGAGCACCCAGATACCTACTGATGAAACAAATCTTATTTATACAACTATAAAACATTTTTATAATAATATTAGAAAACCTATGCCAGGTGTAAGGATTATACAGCAAGACAGTATTCCTCATACCAGAGGACTTGGGAGCAGTGCGGCTTGTATTGTTGCAGGACTGCATATTGGCAATGCACTTAGTCAAAGTTTTTTTTCAAAAGAAGAGCTTGTTCAAATGGCAGCCCAGATTGAGGGGCATCCAGATAATACTACACCAGCCCTCCTAGGTGGGATGACGATTGGGGCAATGAATGCCAATGATATGAAGTATGTAAAAATTAATGTTGCTGAAAACATACACTTTGCAGTGATGATACCGGACTTTATATTATCAACGGAACTTGCGAGAAGTGTTCTGCCAAAAGAGGTACCCTTAGAAGACGCAGTATTTAATTCATCTAGGGCGGCACTTCTTGCAGCATCGATGATTACAGGCGATATAGATAATTTAAGTTTGGCCATGGAAGATCGCCTGCATGAGCCTTATAGGGCGAAGCTTATACCTAATATGTTTGAGATAATTAATCAGGCTAAGTGCTATGGCGCTAAAGGTGCCTTTCTAAGCGGGGCTGGACCTACCCTTATTGCAGTAATTAAAAATGTGGTGGCGTTTAGGAAAGAAATTGCAGAATATTTAAACTCACTAGATGATGACTGGCAGGTTCAGATGCTGCAGGTTGATAATGAAGGGGCTAAAGTTTGGATTAATGAAGAACTTAAATATTAG
- a CDS encoding sensor histidine kinase, producing MVIKEIIIKTLKQALEMIIIIGIATFNLDTVFKQSIWINLCTALMILSSMSGLFVVFSHLDNKQNNKANMIGVGYAAISVLLILKFYHNVFVHMQIQGLYANEKAQFMIDLLEIICLLAGIRYVSHMTNIKKYMMLSLGILIGAIAVSYRVDFSEVVFISDNLKDMSVISMRVLLFIITSCAMVFCYNNADQPHSTNVYRFLLVLALQGIYQGVYIILYQWTDLVYDSFLAILKVIIYVNVFLFVYHDTLHIIWKSKDKDLKGKKKKLIEDTKQKNILILVSEKLQEYVKQIDEAAQNLQEKVETNYEDKKLKYVKMIKQNGYRLEKLAHNIKALNQIETGVLLPYFVLVDIAELIQQIIDSIEPYASAMHVQIEFIREKHKIYCYIDIDFIERIMLNLLSNAIKYNKENGKVYLYINTRKDNVYLCVKDTGLGIPSHKLSTIFNRFERGDAQTTRKKEGSGLGLPIVKSLVEAHKGTISVISKVNYGTTISMQFPEYKGMNIECSHYADTKKEALQDKIKVEFSDLKI from the coding sequence ATGGTAATTAAAGAAATCATTATAAAAACCCTTAAACAAGCTTTAGAAATGATTATCATAATAGGTATCGCAACGTTTAATTTGGATACTGTATTTAAACAATCAATATGGATTAATCTTTGTACAGCGCTTATGATCTTATCAAGTATGTCGGGATTATTTGTAGTATTCAGCCACTTAGATAACAAACAAAATAACAAAGCCAATATGATAGGTGTAGGGTATGCAGCCATTTCTGTACTGCTTATTTTAAAATTTTATCATAATGTATTTGTGCATATGCAAATACAAGGTCTTTATGCTAACGAAAAAGCACAATTTATGATAGATTTATTGGAGATTATTTGTCTTCTTGCAGGCATTAGATACGTTAGTCATATGACAAATATTAAGAAGTATATGATGCTTAGTCTGGGGATACTTATAGGGGCTATAGCAGTAAGTTACAGAGTAGACTTTTCAGAAGTTGTTTTTATAAGCGATAACTTGAAAGATATGAGTGTTATAAGTATGAGAGTATTACTGTTTATTATAACTAGCTGCGCTATGGTTTTTTGCTATAATAATGCTGATCAGCCCCATAGTACAAATGTATATAGATTTTTACTTGTTTTAGCCTTGCAGGGGATTTATCAGGGCGTTTATATAATCTTATATCAATGGACTGATTTAGTTTATGACTCATTTTTAGCGATACTTAAAGTAATCATTTATGTCAATGTCTTTCTCTTTGTTTATCATGATACACTGCATATTATTTGGAAGAGTAAAGATAAGGACTTAAAAGGGAAGAAAAAAAAGCTGATAGAGGATACCAAACAAAAAAACATATTAATTTTGGTATCCGAGAAGCTGCAAGAGTATGTGAAACAAATTGATGAAGCTGCTCAAAATCTTCAAGAAAAAGTTGAAACAAATTATGAGGATAAAAAACTTAAGTATGTAAAGATGATTAAACAAAATGGCTACAGGCTTGAAAAGTTAGCTCATAATATTAAGGCCCTTAACCAGATAGAAACTGGTGTACTGTTACCGTATTTTGTTCTTGTAGATATTGCAGAACTTATACAGCAGATTATTGACTCCATAGAACCTTACGCAAGCGCTATGCATGTTCAGATTGAATTCATTCGAGAAAAACATAAAATTTATTGTTATATAGATATAGATTTTATAGAAAGAATTATGCTTAATCTGCTATCTAATGCCATTAAATACAATAAAGAAAACGGCAAAGTATATCTTTATATTAATACTAGAAAAGATAATGTGTATCTTTGTGTTAAAGACACCGGGCTTGGCATTCCGAGTCATAAGCTGAGTACTATTTTTAACCGATTTGAAAGAGGAGACGCTCAGACAACTCGAAAAAAGGAAGGGAGCGGACTTGGACTGCCGATTGTGAAGTCGCTCGTAGAAGCCCATAAAGGAACAATTTCGGTTATAAGTAAAGTAAACTATGGCACGACGATTAGTATGCAGTTTCCAGAATATAAAGGGATGAACATAGAGTGTTCTCATTATGCAGATACTAAAAAAGAAGCATTACAGGATAAAATTAAAGTTGAATTTTCAGATCTGAAAATATAA
- a CDS encoding sensor histidine kinase has product MKEVKKDIGILGAFVIGVILLMYLVMGQLDFSFFKYTMNIFIAIMSIGATMLMKNSVGKSTNNTFKFLAIIYRYIAISIIILMMIRNHYGLEVDQLYINFRLGLDIFEISCLLAAYRYLDKEFNQTKVYFVRLLFFAMMIYTSIFSKLLDSSMEQLQLQIYFIEGMVIGLILWACHLNYHLVGKFDKKIIWRMYLFLGFKCSYHVVSIFYMNVTFPIDYFIIILLRFIYTYYLVAAIFYERVLFPWHELVQSIQVTKDQLDDNERDRNSIINLSHELKTPINVIQSAADILNLDFSKANDEALIKGVQHIKKVCYQATRLITQIIDNNKLAEGHLQPKYSAYNLVTVAENTAMALLRYNPEWHILFDTEEEEVKVYIDEELIQRTILNIIVLLMHYQKKEPTIYIDIKMTSNQAEISIRSPYTELPKYYCSDEENYYSSHNINEMASFEFINKVLKLHQAKLRLLYNQENETVVYIQLEHKPFLEESQIQVIDYEENIDMLLGRIKVQYADF; this is encoded by the coding sequence ATGAAAGAAGTTAAAAAAGATATTGGTATACTGGGTGCATTTGTTATAGGTGTTATTTTACTCATGTATCTTGTTATGGGACAATTAGATTTCTCTTTTTTTAAATATACAATGAATATTTTTATAGCAATAATGAGCATAGGAGCTACTATGCTTATGAAAAATAGTGTGGGTAAAAGCACCAATAATACTTTTAAGTTTCTTGCTATAATCTATAGATATATAGCTATTTCCATTATTATTCTGATGATGATAAGAAATCATTATGGGCTTGAGGTTGACCAGTTATACATTAATTTTAGATTAGGGCTGGATATTTTTGAAATCAGTTGTTTGCTGGCAGCCTACCGTTACCTAGATAAAGAATTTAATCAGACAAAAGTATATTTTGTGAGGTTGCTGTTTTTTGCTATGATGATTTATACCTCTATTTTCTCAAAACTACTGGATAGCTCTATGGAACAGCTTCAATTACAAATATATTTTATAGAGGGAATGGTTATAGGACTTATTTTATGGGCGTGTCACTTAAATTATCATTTAGTAGGCAAATTTGATAAGAAGATTATATGGCGCATGTATTTATTTTTAGGATTTAAGTGCAGTTATCATGTTGTTTCTATTTTTTATATGAATGTTACTTTTCCTATCGATTATTTTATAATCATACTGCTAAGGTTTATATATACTTATTATTTAGTAGCTGCTATTTTTTATGAAAGAGTTTTATTTCCTTGGCATGAACTGGTACAGTCTATCCAAGTGACGAAGGATCAGTTAGACGATAATGAAAGAGATAGAAACAGTATTATTAATCTCTCTCATGAATTAAAAACACCTATTAATGTTATTCAAAGTGCAGCGGATATACTTAATCTGGATTTTAGCAAAGCAAATGACGAGGCCTTAATCAAGGGGGTACAGCATATTAAAAAAGTATGTTATCAGGCAACTAGGTTGATTACCCAGATTATTGATAATAATAAACTTGCAGAAGGACATCTTCAGCCAAAATATAGTGCTTATAATCTTGTAACGGTTGCTGAGAATACGGCTATGGCACTTCTAAGATATAATCCTGAGTGGCATATCCTATTTGATACTGAGGAAGAAGAAGTAAAAGTTTACATTGATGAAGAACTTATTCAACGTACTATTTTAAATATCATTGTACTTTTAATGCATTATCAAAAAAAGGAGCCAACTATTTACATCGATATAAAAATGACAAGTAATCAAGCAGAGATTAGTATAAGAAGCCCTTATACTGAGCTTCCTAAGTATTATTGCAGTGACGAGGAAAACTACTATAGCAGTCATAATATTAATGAAATGGCTTCATTTGAGTTTATTAATAAAGTGCTTAAACTGCATCAGGCAAAGCTTCGACTCCTTTATAATCAGGAGAATGAGACAGTTGTCTATATACAACTTGAACATAAGCCATTTTTAGAAGAGAGTCAGATTCAAGTGATTGACTATGAAGAAAATATTGACATGCTGCTTGGCAGAATCAAGGTACAGTATGCCGATTTTTAA
- a CDS encoding Tex family protein, with product MDIVKILQDELNIKKSQVENTIKLIEEGNTIPFIARYRKELTGGLNDEVLRNFGERFTYLQNLEARQEQIIKSIEEQGKLTDELKRAIETSATMTQLEDLYLPYRPKKRTRATIAKEKGLEPLAIIIMQQKEKDIETIAQTFINADKGVEDIKAALEGAKDILAEEISDNASYRGYIRKITFKQGMIVSKAKDEKEQTVYDMYYNFSEKVSTLPGHRILAINRGENEKILSVKIEVPIEEIVNYLEKHIILKESTTRTLLEETIADSYKRLIAPAVERDIRNELTERAEDGALEVFKKNLYQLLMQAPIKGHHVMGIDPAYRTGCKIAVVDATGKKLSKTVVYPTPPQNKVEEAKAELKKLIETYHVDLLSIGNGTASRETEKFAADLLKEIGRPIHYVIVNEAGASVYSASKLASEEFPNDDVGVRSAVSIARRLQDPLAELVKIDPKAIGVGQYQHDMNQKRLETTLGGVVEGAVNEVGVDINTASASLLQYVAGIKKTVSQNIILYREENGKFTKRQDIKKVKGLGPKVFEQCAGFLRIIEGKNFLDATGVHPESYDVANKLLDELGYSKEDLKNKNFKDIRSKVGDAEVLAQKLGTGVPTLLDIIEELEKPGRDPREDMPKPILHSEVLDIKDLKEGMKLKGTVRNIVDFGAFVDIGVHHDGLVHISQMSYKFIKHPLEVVKVGDIVDVVILSVDTEKNKVALSMKL from the coding sequence ATGGATATCGTAAAAATTTTACAAGACGAACTTAATATAAAAAAAAGCCAGGTAGAAAATACTATCAAACTCATAGAGGAAGGCAATACCATTCCTTTTATAGCAAGATATAGAAAGGAACTTACAGGTGGACTGAATGATGAAGTACTGCGTAACTTTGGAGAAAGATTCACATATCTTCAAAATCTAGAAGCACGTCAAGAACAGATTATAAAAAGTATCGAAGAGCAGGGTAAGTTAACGGATGAACTTAAGCGTGCTATAGAAACCTCTGCAACTATGACTCAGCTTGAAGATCTTTATTTGCCTTACAGACCTAAAAAAAGAACAAGAGCAACCATTGCAAAAGAGAAGGGACTAGAGCCGCTGGCGATCATCATAATGCAGCAAAAAGAAAAAGATATAGAAACCATAGCGCAGACCTTCATTAATGCAGATAAAGGTGTAGAAGACATAAAAGCAGCATTAGAGGGCGCTAAAGATATTCTGGCTGAAGAAATATCAGATAATGCGTCGTACAGAGGCTATATTAGAAAGATAACCTTTAAACAAGGAATGATTGTTTCAAAGGCAAAAGATGAGAAAGAGCAGACGGTTTACGATATGTATTATAATTTTAGTGAAAAAGTAAGTACGCTTCCAGGTCATAGAATTCTTGCTATTAACAGAGGAGAAAATGAAAAGATACTTAGTGTAAAAATAGAAGTACCTATTGAGGAGATCGTAAATTATCTCGAAAAGCATATTATTCTTAAAGAAAGTACAACAAGGACGCTGCTTGAAGAGACCATAGCAGACAGTTATAAAAGACTTATCGCTCCTGCTGTAGAAAGAGATATTCGTAATGAACTTACTGAGCGTGCAGAAGACGGTGCGCTGGAAGTATTTAAGAAAAATCTCTATCAATTACTGATGCAGGCCCCTATTAAGGGACATCATGTCATGGGCATAGATCCAGCTTACCGAACGGGATGTAAGATTGCTGTAGTTGATGCAACAGGTAAAAAACTAAGTAAAACAGTGGTTTATCCGACGCCGCCTCAAAATAAGGTAGAGGAAGCAAAAGCAGAACTTAAGAAGCTTATAGAAACCTATCATGTTGACCTACTGTCTATAGGGAATGGCACAGCTTCCAGAGAAACAGAAAAGTTTGCAGCTGATTTACTTAAAGAAATAGGCCGCCCAATACATTATGTCATAGTAAATGAAGCAGGAGCTTCGGTGTATTCAGCATCAAAGCTTGCTAGTGAAGAGTTTCCAAATGATGATGTAGGGGTTAGAAGTGCGGTTTCTATTGCAAGAAGACTTCAGGATCCGCTGGCTGAACTTGTTAAAATAGACCCTAAGGCAATAGGTGTAGGACAATATCAGCATGATATGAATCAGAAACGGCTAGAAACCACTTTAGGCGGCGTAGTAGAAGGCGCAGTTAATGAAGTCGGTGTAGATATTAATACGGCTTCAGCTTCACTACTTCAATACGTAGCAGGTATTAAAAAAACAGTTTCACAAAATATTATTCTTTATAGAGAAGAAAATGGTAAGTTTACTAAGAGACAGGATATTAAAAAAGTAAAAGGCTTAGGACCTAAAGTGTTTGAGCAATGTGCTGGTTTTTTAAGAATTATAGAGGGCAAAAATTTTTTAGATGCAACAGGGGTACATCCGGAGTCTTATGATGTTGCGAATAAGCTTCTTGACGAACTTGGATACTCTAAGGAGGATCTTAAAAATAAAAACTTTAAGGATATTCGAAGTAAGGTAGGAGATGCAGAAGTATTGGCACAAAAATTAGGGACAGGAGTGCCTACACTTTTAGATATAATTGAGGAGCTTGAGAAACCAGGTAGAGATCCCCGTGAGGATATGCCAAAGCCGATCTTGCATAGCGAAGTACTTGATATCAAGGATTTAAAAGAGGGGATGAAGCTAAAAGGTACAGTTAGAAACATTGTAGACTTTGGAGCCTTCGTAGATATAGGGGTGCATCATGATGGCTTGGTGCATATCTCTCAGATGAGCTATAAATTTATTAAGCATCCGCTGGAAGTGGTCAAAGTTGGGGACATTGTAGATGTGGTAATTCTTTCTGTAGATACTGAAAAGAATAAGGTTGCACTAAGTATGAAACTTTAA
- a CDS encoding FeoA family protein, translating into MDNIIGSRSMTRTLSKTEKAVGGPVMNLAQGRLNTEYTIKDIKTNDEELKNFLFTLGCYEGESVTVISVLAENYVITVKDARYSIDNDLAEAIII; encoded by the coding sequence ATGGATAATATCATAGGAAGTAGGTCTATGACTCGAACTTTAAGTAAAACAGAGAAAGCAGTGGGTGGGCCAGTGATGAATCTAGCACAAGGAAGGCTTAATACGGAATATACTATCAAAGATATTAAGACAAATGATGAAGAACTTAAGAATTTTTTGTTTACATTAGGCTGTTATGAGGGCGAATCAGTAACAGTGATATCTGTACTTGCTGAGAATTATGTCATTACCGTAAAGGATGCAAGATATAGCATTGATAATGATTTGGCTGAAGCTATTATTATATAA
- the feoB gene encoding ferrous iron transport protein B: MKVALTGNPNSGKTTLFNALTGKIERVGNWAGVTIEKKEGEIKKSLIRTNVQITAVDLPGAYSMSPFTSEESITSSFVKNENPDVIINIVDATNLSRSLFFTTQLLELEIPVVVALNKSDLTKKKKTTIDVDSLSRLLGCPVIETVSTKGSDNGLEKLISQVVERKDETQTAPFNSKGVNMADKNSVEASDKKRYEFIKGIVSKVEDRTISSNSQTKQDAADRILAHKWLGIPIFALIMWAVFSISQTHLGPLLADILVGWIDLLYGWVEGLLGDATSPVLAAILLDGIIGGVGAVLGFLPLIMVLFFILALLEDCGYMARVAVVMDRFFKRVGLSGKSIIPMIIGTGCAIPGVMATRTIKNERQRRTTAMLTPFMPCGAKLPVIALFAGAFFDDAAWVGTTMYFVGIAIIIVAALLIVRITGETQSKSFFIMELPEYRIPSIKRATITMFSRGKAFIIKAGTIILLCNAIVQIMQTFNWQFEVIAEGAENTSILASIASPFALLLVPLGFGVWQLAAAAITGFIAKENVVGTLAVVYSMTNFIDTEELALVSDGASVASIMGLTAVTALAYLMFNLFTPPCFAAIGAMNAEMENKKWLWSGIALQFGMGYSLAFITYQVGSLITTGTFGTGFIPGLIVVTGLVGCVIYLVKKGDKMSESKVALSA; the protein is encoded by the coding sequence ATGAAAGTAGCACTAACAGGAAATCCTAACAGTGGAAAAACAACGTTATTTAATGCACTAACAGGCAAAATTGAACGTGTTGGGAACTGGGCTGGTGTAACGATTGAGAAAAAGGAAGGTGAGATTAAGAAAAGTCTTATTAGGACAAATGTCCAAATTACAGCTGTAGACCTTCCGGGGGCATATTCAATGTCGCCATTCACTTCAGAAGAGAGTATCACAAGTAGTTTCGTTAAAAATGAAAATCCAGATGTTATTATTAATATCGTTGACGCTACTAACTTAAGTAGAAGCTTATTTTTTACAACTCAACTTCTTGAATTAGAGATACCCGTTGTGGTTGCCTTAAATAAGAGCGACTTAACCAAGAAGAAAAAAACAACGATAGATGTAGATAGTTTATCTAGACTACTAGGATGTCCTGTTATTGAAACGGTATCAACAAAAGGAAGTGACAATGGCTTAGAAAAACTTATCTCTCAAGTAGTAGAGAGGAAGGATGAGACTCAAACTGCACCATTTAATAGTAAAGGTGTAAATATGGCAGATAAAAACTCTGTTGAGGCTTCAGACAAAAAACGCTATGAGTTTATCAAAGGAATTGTTTCAAAGGTAGAGGATAGAACGATAAGCAGTAATAGTCAAACTAAACAGGATGCGGCGGATAGAATTTTAGCTCATAAGTGGTTAGGTATTCCGATCTTCGCATTAATTATGTGGGCGGTTTTCTCAATTTCACAAACCCATTTAGGACCGCTTCTAGCAGATATACTTGTTGGTTGGATTGATTTACTCTATGGGTGGGTAGAAGGATTATTAGGAGACGCAACATCACCTGTACTTGCTGCAATTTTATTAGATGGTATTATTGGTGGTGTTGGGGCTGTTCTTGGTTTCTTACCACTTATAATGGTATTATTTTTCATACTAGCATTATTAGAAGACTGTGGCTATATGGCTCGTGTAGCTGTTGTTATGGATCGTTTCTTCAAGAGGGTAGGTTTATCAGGTAAATCAATTATCCCTATGATTATTGGAACGGGTTGTGCTATTCCAGGGGTTATGGCAACGCGGACAATTAAAAATGAAAGACAAAGAAGAACTACTGCGATGTTAACACCTTTTATGCCATGTGGGGCTAAGCTACCCGTTATCGCATTATTTGCAGGAGCTTTCTTTGATGATGCAGCATGGGTAGGTACTACTATGTACTTTGTGGGTATTGCCATTATCATTGTGGCAGCTTTGTTGATCGTAAGAATAACTGGTGAAACACAGTCAAAATCATTTTTCATTATGGAATTGCCAGAATATAGAATTCCAAGTATTAAAAGAGCTACTATAACTATGTTTTCAAGAGGTAAAGCTTTTATTATTAAGGCAGGTACTATCATACTTCTTTGTAACGCTATCGTGCAAATCATGCAAACATTTAACTGGCAATTCGAGGTTATTGCTGAGGGTGCAGAAAACACAAGTATTCTAGCAAGTATTGCATCGCCATTTGCTCTTTTATTAGTGCCATTAGGTTTTGGTGTATGGCAATTAGCTGCAGCAGCCATTACTGGCTTTATTGCTAAAGAAAATGTTGTTGGTACCTTAGCAGTTGTATACTCAATGACAAACTTTATTGATACTGAAGAACTTGCGCTAGTATCTGATGGAGCAAGTGTTGCAAGTATCATGGGGTTAACTGCTGTAACGGCACTCGCATACTTAATGTTTAATTTATTTACGCCACCTTGTTTTGCGGCTATTGGTGCCATGAATGCTGAAATGGAGAATAAGAAGTGGTTATGGAGTGGCATTGCATTACAATTTGGTATGGGCTATAGTCTTGCATTTATTACTTATCAAGTAGGATCTTTGATCACAACAGGTACTTTCGGTACTGGTTTCATCCCAGGGTTGATTGTTGTAACAGGATTAGTCGGTTGTGTAATATATCTAGTGAAAAAAGGTGACAAAATGTCAGAAAGTAAAGTTGCATTAAGTGCTTAG
- a CDS encoding FeoB-associated Cys-rich membrane protein: MSNIIVSLVILAIVGASIAKIIIEKKKGSKCIGCPSSGTSKNNCGCNTPK; the protein is encoded by the coding sequence ATGTCAAATATAATTGTAAGTTTGGTTATATTAGCAATAGTAGGAGCTTCAATTGCGAAAATTATAATTGAAAAGAAGAAAGGCTCCAAGTGTATTGGGTGTCCATCCAGTGGAACAAGCAAAAACAACTGTGGTTGTAACACGCCAAAGTAG
- a CDS encoding amino acid ABC transporter ATP-binding protein: protein MIELKNVDKHFGKLHVLKNINLTVREGEKLVVIGPSGSGKSTLIRCINYLEKPSAGSITVNNIEITAKKAPIREVRESAAMVFQQFNLYPHMTVLENCTLAPIKILKVKKEEAQKTALEYLDKVGLQEKAHAYPAQLSGGQQQRVAIARALNMHPKIMLFDEPTSALDPEVIQEVLDVMVNLSHEKITMIVVTHEMGFAREVADRVIFMDEGEILEEGKPEHFFNAPTHPRTKSFLSKILK, encoded by the coding sequence ATGATAGAACTTAAAAACGTAGATAAGCATTTTGGTAAATTACATGTTTTAAAAAATATAAATTTAACGGTAAGAGAGGGGGAAAAATTAGTTGTTATAGGGCCAAGCGGCTCAGGTAAAAGCACCTTAATTAGATGTATCAATTATCTTGAGAAGCCATCAGCAGGAAGTATCACAGTAAATAATATTGAAATAACTGCTAAAAAGGCACCTATAAGGGAAGTTAGAGAATCAGCAGCTATGGTTTTCCAACAATTTAATCTTTATCCTCATATGACGGTGTTAGAAAATTGCACATTAGCACCTATTAAAATTTTAAAGGTAAAAAAAGAGGAAGCACAAAAAACGGCTTTGGAATATTTGGATAAGGTAGGATTACAGGAAAAAGCGCATGCGTACCCAGCACAACTTTCTGGTGGACAGCAACAGAGGGTGGCTATTGCAAGGGCTCTTAATATGCACCCTAAAATCATGCTGTTTGATGAACCTACATCAGCACTTGATCCAGAAGTAATCCAAGAAGTTTTAGATGTTATGGTCAATTTATCTCATGAAAAAATTACGATGATTGTTGTAACACATGAAATGGGATTTGCAAGAGAAGTGGCTGACAGAGTTATTTTTATGGATGAGGGAGAAATTTTAGAAGAAGGCAAACCAGAACATTTCTTTAATGCACCTACTCATCCAAGAACAAAAAGTTTTTTAAGTAAAATTTTAAAATAA
- a CDS encoding transporter substrate-binding domain-containing protein has protein sequence MKKFVLVLSLVLMTAFTGCSGGGTAPTASTEATPNIQKIKDKGVLKVGVKVDVPKFGYKNPETQVIEGMEIDIAKAIAKEILGDENKIEFQAVTAKTRGPLLDSGELDLVIATFTITEERKESYNFSQPYFVDGVALLVKKDKGFTSYKDLDGKAIGVAQSATSKKALEEAAVEQGISVKFSEYASYPEIKAALESGRVDAFSVDAAILNGYLDENSEILADRFSPQEYGVASKKSNTDLAKVVDDLISEMKSNGELDSLIEKWGIK, from the coding sequence ATGAAAAAATTTGTATTAGTGTTAAGCTTAGTACTTATGACTGCATTTACTGGATGTAGTGGTGGAGGGACTGCACCAACAGCGTCAACAGAAGCAACTCCAAATATTCAAAAAATTAAAGACAAAGGAGTACTTAAAGTAGGGGTTAAAGTAGATGTGCCTAAGTTTGGTTATAAGAATCCTGAGACTCAAGTTATTGAAGGTATGGAGATCGATATAGCTAAAGCAATAGCTAAAGAAATATTAGGTGACGAGAATAAAATAGAATTTCAAGCTGTTACAGCTAAGACAAGGGGGCCTCTTCTTGACAGTGGCGAACTAGACTTAGTCATAGCAACCTTTACGATTACAGAAGAAAGAAAAGAAAGTTATAACTTTTCACAACCTTATTTTGTAGACGGTGTTGCTTTACTTGTTAAAAAAGATAAAGGGTTTACAAGCTATAAAGATTTAGATGGCAAAGCTATAGGGGTTGCTCAGAGTGCTACAAGCAAAAAAGCTTTAGAAGAAGCAGCCGTAGAACAAGGCATCAGCGTTAAATTCTCAGAGTATGCAAGTTATCCAGAGATTAAAGCAGCACTTGAGTCAGGAAGAGTAGATGCTTTTTCAGTAGATGCTGCAATATTAAACGGTTATCTTGATGAGAATTCAGAGATTCTTGCAGACAGATTTAGTCCACAGGAATATGGTGTTGCAAGCAAAAAATCAAATACAGATTTAGCAAAGGTAGTAGATGATTTAATCAGTGAAATGAAATCAAACGGTGAACTAGATAGTTTAATTGAAAAATGGGGTATTAAATAA